The following coding sequences lie in one Lolium perenne isolate Kyuss_39 chromosome 2, Kyuss_2.0, whole genome shotgun sequence genomic window:
- the LOC139835622 gene encoding uncharacterized protein: MVAGDFNMILNASEKNNENLDRSMMQRFRAFVQEHELKDLYMHGRLYTWSNERDRATLTRIDRVLVSVDWDLQHFDAVLQGLSSSVSDHAPLHLALNAAFRPKRRFRFETCWLKLEGFDEAVKEAWVCDPAIVDPFRRLDTLFRNAAEYLQIWGQKRVGKIKLNIAIANTLILRLDVAQERCTLTHMELWLRRMLKQSVLGLASLERTIARQRSRIRWLREGDANTAFFHAVANGRRVKNYIASVRVGEELITDQERKVETFTEAFFQLLGRVQPREHTLDLEALDIPTAELQDLDAMFTEEEIWGVVKDLHPDRAPGPDGFTGAFYQRAWPVIKGDIIAGLLKLSVGDGRGFARLNRALITLIPKKT; encoded by the coding sequence ATGGTGGCCGGAGATTTCAATATGATTCTAAATGCGTCTGAGAAAAATAATGAAAATCTTGACAGAAGCATGATGCAGCGCTTCAGGGCCTTTGTCCAGGAGCATGAGCTAAAGGACCTTTATATGCATGGGAGGCTATACACTTGGAGTAATGAGAGGGATAGAGCTACCCTTACACGCATTGATAGGGTGCTGGTTTCGGTGGATTGGGACCTGCAGCACTTTGACGCAGTGTTGCAGGGTCTATCTTCATCGGTTTCGGACCATGCGCCTTTACACTTGGCTCTCAATGCGGCTTTCAGGCCGAAGCGGAGGTTCAGGTTCGAGACATGTTGGTTAAAGCTAGAGGGGTTTGATGAGGCTGTAAAGGAGGCATGGGTTTGTGACCCTGCAATTGTAGACCCCTTTCGGAGGCTGGACACGTTATTCAGAAACGCTGCTGAGTACCTGCAGATTTGGGGACAAAAGAGAGTTGGGAAGATCAAGCTGAATATCGCGATTGCTAATACCCTCATCCTTCGCCTAGACGTGGCCCAGGAGAGGTGCACGCTTACCCACATGGAGCTTTGGCTCAGGAGGATGCTCAAGCAGTCAGTGCTTGGACTGGCTTCGCTGGAGCGAACTATAGCCAGACAGAGGTCGAGGATTCGCTGGTTGAGAGAGGGGGACGCCAACACGGCGTTTTTTCATGCTGTGGCAAATGGTAGAAGAGTGAAAAATTATATTGCCTCGGTCAGGGTCGGTGAGGAGTTGATCACGGATCAGGAGAGAAAAGTGGAGACATTCACAGAGGCCTTCTTCCAGTTGCTAGGGAGGGTGCAGCCCAGAGAGCACACGCTGGATCTCGAAGCACTTGACATACCGACGGCGGAGCTACAGGACCTTGATGCTATGTTCACTGAGGAGGAGATCTGGGGTGTGGTCAAGGACCTACATCCAGACAGGGCACCGGGGCCGGATGGGTTCACTGGAGCTTTTTATCAGCGCGCGTGGCCGGTGATCAAAGGGGACATTATTGCTGGGCTCCTCAAACTCAGCGTTGGAGATGGTCGCGGATTTGCCCGACTTAACAGAGCCCTGATCACGCTGATTCCAAAAAAAACCTGA